A genome region from Cyanobacteria bacterium QS_8_64_29 includes the following:
- the glmU gene encoding UDP-N-acetylglucosamine diphosphorylase/glucosamine-1-phosphate N-acetyltransferase: MVAVAVLAAGRGTRMRSEHPKVLHSLSGRSMVERVLDSCEPLQPERCFAIVGYGADRVRQALQAWEGVEFVEQAQQLGTGHALRQLEPHLTDFDGDLLVLNGDVPLLRPETLQRLLQVHQRQQNAATLLTVRLPDPSGYGRVFCDEGGIVRAIVEDKDCTPEQKATDRINAGIYCFSWRQLAPVLPKLSADNAKQEYYLTEAIDFLQPVMAVDASDPDEIAGINDRAQLAAANDSLQARIKQAWMAAGVTMVDPASITIDETVRLQPDVVLEPQTHLRGHCAIGAGSRIGPGTWIDNSHIGEGATVWHSTIRDSTIAEGAQIGPYAHVRGRTQLAAGCRVGNFVEIKNTQVGANANVAHLSYLGDATLGRAVNVGAGTIVANYDGRQKHASHIGDSTKTGANSVLVAPVALGDGVTVGAGSVVTDDVPHQALVVARARQVVKENWQPEQNP, from the coding sequence ATGGTAGCGGTAGCCGTTTTGGCAGCCGGGCGCGGCACGCGCATGCGATCTGAGCACCCGAAAGTTTTGCACTCGCTGAGCGGGCGCTCGATGGTCGAGCGCGTGCTGGATAGCTGCGAACCGCTCCAGCCGGAGCGATGCTTTGCGATCGTAGGCTACGGTGCCGATCGCGTCCGGCAGGCGCTGCAGGCCTGGGAGGGTGTTGAGTTCGTCGAGCAGGCGCAGCAGCTGGGGACCGGCCACGCCCTCCGGCAGCTCGAGCCGCACTTAACCGATTTCGACGGCGACTTGCTGGTGCTCAACGGCGACGTACCGCTGCTGCGGCCCGAGACGCTACAGCGGCTGCTGCAGGTGCACCAGCGCCAGCAAAACGCCGCAACGCTCCTAACCGTACGCTTACCCGATCCCAGCGGCTACGGCCGCGTTTTCTGCGACGAGGGCGGGATCGTGCGCGCGATCGTTGAAGATAAAGACTGCACGCCCGAGCAAAAAGCCACCGATCGCATCAACGCTGGTATCTACTGCTTTAGCTGGCGGCAGCTCGCCCCAGTGCTGCCGAAACTCTCGGCCGACAACGCCAAGCAAGAGTACTACCTGACCGAGGCCATCGACTTTCTCCAGCCCGTAATGGCCGTCGATGCCAGCGATCCCGACGAGATCGCTGGCATCAATGATCGCGCCCAGCTCGCAGCCGCCAACGACAGCCTGCAGGCGCGCATCAAGCAGGCGTGGATGGCAGCCGGCGTCACCATGGTGGATCCCGCCAGCATCACCATCGATGAGACCGTCCGGCTCCAGCCTGATGTCGTCCTCGAGCCCCAGACGCACCTGCGCGGCCACTGCGCCATTGGTGCCGGCAGCCGCATCGGCCCGGGCACCTGGATCGACAACAGCCACATTGGGGAGGGCGCCACGGTTTGGCATTCCACCATCCGCGACAGCACAATCGCCGAAGGCGCTCAAATCGGCCCTTACGCCCACGTGCGCGGCCGAACCCAGCTAGCCGCCGGGTGCCGGGTGGGTAACTTTGTCGAGATCAAAAACACCCAGGTGGGAGCCAATGCCAACGTCGCCCATTTGAGTTATTTGGGCGATGCCACGCTGGGCCGAGCCGTCAACGTTGGTGCCGGCACGATTGTGGCCAACTACGATGGCCGGCAAAAGCACGCCAGCCACATTGGCGATAGCACCAAAACAGGGGCTAACAGCGTGCTGGTGGCGCCTGTGGCGCTGGGCGATGGCGTCACCGTCGGAGCTGGCTCTGTAGTAACCGACGACGTGCCCCATCAAGCGCTCGTCGTTGCCCGGGCGCGCCAGGTCGTGAAAGAAAACTGGCAGCCCGAGCAAAATCCCTAG
- a CDS encoding cyclomaltodextrin glucanotransferase: MPRCLHCALVAILLLSAIGLGGLLGGDPARAQAAASPRTKGNLENDVLYYIIVDRFFDANSANNLPESAFPLSPELDESTRQYNRLNRLLLRQTYDPSHRYMGLYWGGDLEGVIRKLDYLQDLGVTKIVLSPIQDNANGLIYYPQSSHYLHQDAQSDLDQADGLYAHASAPFHGYWTKDWFEIDEHFRNTHGRDRFDVLRRLLDEAGRRGIGVILDLTLNHTSPYPEFRTPPAFEPDSIGFWFADNGSVYRHGERVAQYWDPATQTADPQDWFHPFQPIDTSRPDKENIQKGWLPGGLPDLDHDKPAVAQYLLDAVEFWLTFNEGGEQVAGFRLDAVKHVNADFWRTLEQRVLAIDPSAVLIGEFFGGGYREPASIDWIAETEHYTQFDFDLSLAARRFFAGERHWDGRTFMLREVTLGRQGQRYNESALQRFFHWLLDPARTLDVPRRSLDRIPNREARGWVTFLENHDEPRLKTKYPHMSERAYASAIEFLFAARGVPMIMYGAETALAVPYHPDHEGLFGMGGDPFNRPIMIWPGSPGWSAKLHRTTRRMAQLRQQHPVLRYGETRFLFPERARANEDIFMVREPQSAPEELPSRDSILYAYSTHGGRFELPLAGEGIATCQNVATGDQTPIRQGTVSLELQPETSKVFVLHREET, translated from the coding sequence ATGCCCCGCTGCCTGCACTGCGCCCTTGTCGCAATTTTGCTGTTGAGCGCGATCGGCTTGGGGGGGCTGCTCGGGGGCGACCCCGCACGCGCCCAGGCAGCTGCCAGCCCGCGCACCAAGGGCAACCTGGAAAACGACGTCCTCTACTACATCATCGTCGATCGCTTTTTCGACGCCAATTCCGCCAACAACCTGCCCGAGTCGGCCTTTCCGCTCTCGCCGGAGCTGGATGAGTCAACGCGGCAGTACAACCGGCTCAATCGGCTGCTGCTGCGCCAGACCTACGATCCCAGCCATCGCTACATGGGGCTGTACTGGGGCGGCGATTTGGAAGGCGTCATCCGCAAGCTCGATTACCTCCAAGATTTGGGCGTGACCAAGATCGTGCTCTCGCCCATCCAAGACAATGCCAACGGCCTGATTTACTACCCGCAATCCAGTCACTACCTGCACCAGGACGCGCAAAGCGATCTGGACCAAGCCGACGGGCTCTACGCGCACGCCTCAGCCCCGTTCCACGGCTACTGGACTAAAGACTGGTTCGAGATCGACGAGCACTTTCGCAACACCCACGGCCGTGATCGCTTTGACGTGCTGCGCCGCCTGCTCGATGAAGCCGGTCGGCGCGGCATTGGCGTCATCCTGGATCTGACGCTCAACCACACCTCGCCCTATCCCGAGTTCCGCACGCCACCGGCTTTTGAACCCGACTCGATCGGGTTTTGGTTTGCCGATAACGGCAGCGTTTACCGCCACGGCGAGCGGGTGGCCCAGTACTGGGACCCGGCCACCCAAACCGCCGATCCCCAGGACTGGTTCCATCCCTTCCAGCCCATCGACACCAGCCGCCCCGACAAAGAAAACATCCAAAAAGGATGGCTGCCGGGCGGCTTGCCCGATCTCGACCACGACAAGCCGGCCGTGGCGCAGTACCTGCTGGATGCAGTCGAGTTTTGGCTGACCTTTAATGAGGGCGGCGAGCAAGTGGCCGGTTTCCGCTTGGATGCGGTCAAGCACGTCAACGCCGATTTTTGGCGCACCTTGGAGCAGCGGGTGCTGGCGATCGATCCCTCGGCGGTGCTCATCGGCGAGTTCTTTGGCGGCGGCTACCGCGAGCCCGCCAGCATCGACTGGATCGCCGAGACCGAGCACTACACCCAGTTCGACTTTGACTTGAGCTTGGCAGCGCGCCGCTTTTTTGCCGGCGAGCGCCACTGGGATGGCCGCACCTTCATGCTGCGCGAGGTCACCCTGGGGCGCCAGGGCCAGCGCTACAACGAAAGCGCCCTGCAGCGCTTTTTCCACTGGCTGCTCGATCCGGCGCGCACCCTGGATGTGCCGCGACGCTCGCTCGATCGCATCCCCAATCGCGAAGCCCGCGGCTGGGTGACGTTTCTAGAAAACCACGACGAGCCGCGGCTCAAGACCAAATACCCCCACATGAGCGAGCGCGCCTACGCCAGCGCCATCGAGTTCTTGTTTGCCGCGCGCGGGGTTCCCATGATCATGTACGGCGCCGAAACTGCCCTGGCCGTGCCCTACCACCCCGATCACGAGGGATTGTTCGGGATGGGCGGCGATCCCTTCAACCGCCCCATAATGATCTGGCCGGGCTCGCCGGGCTGGAGCGCCAAGCTCCACCGAACCACGCGCCGGATGGCCCAGCTGCGCCAGCAGCATCCGGTCCTGCGCTACGGCGAGACGCGCTTTTTATTCCCCGAGCGCGCCCGGGCTAACGAGGACATTTTCATGGTGCGCGAGCCGCAGTCGGCGCCCGAGGAATTGCCCAGCAGGGATTCGATCCTCTACGCCTACTCCACCCATGGCGGCCGGTTTGAGCTGCCGCTCGCGGGCGAGGGCATTGCCACCTGCCAGAACGTAGCAACGGGGGACCAGACTCCCATCCGCCAGGGCACGGTGTCCCTCGAGCTGCAGCCCGAGACCTCCAAGGTATTTGTCTTGCACCGCGAGGAGACCTGA